In the genome of Dyadobacter fermentans DSM 18053, the window ACACCGCTGCACCAGGACAAGGAATGCTTCGGCCTCGATTTGCGGAAATACGATTTGAAGGATATCCGGAAAAGCGGCAAGCTGCACCTCGGCTGGCTAATAGAACTTTACAAGGCTTATCCCGACAAGGAAAGGTTTTTCGACATGAGCCAGAGCAAGCAAATGGGGAGTTTTGATAAACTCACAGGTACCGAAAATCTCAAAAAGCAGATCATCGCGGGGGCTTCCGAAGCGGAGATTCGTAAAAGCTGGGAGCCCGGCCTGGGGCAATACAAGGAAATGCGGAAGAAATACCTGATCTATCCTTAACCAGTGCTAAAACAAAACATCCCAGGGATAATTTCCCGGGGATGTTCCAATTATTCTCAACGATATTTAATTAAAAACTGATAGACGATTTAGTTTAGGTCTGATATGTTGTGTGCGTTTGAGTAACAAATGTGTGCATAATGCTCAATATCATGCAAAAATGCTCAACCGACTGTAAATACGTTTTTGGGATTGAAACAGATGCCTGGGCTTAAAAAAAAATTGTTACTTAATTAAGCCCAGGCTTTCTGCTCGGGGTAAAAAATATATAAATCAATAGAAGAGGGTGTTTACGTGCTATAAAATTACTTCGCAGGTAAATCCCCGACAAATCAAAGGGGTGAAGTGTAACTTTTTTGGGGTGAAGCCGGGGAAACGGTAAGTAACCGTTTTCGCGCGTTTGATAAATGGTGTTACGAAAAAGTTTTAATGCGGCTCAGGAGCTCCGTCCGGTTATCGTTCGTGATGGGGATTTCAATATCGTTGATCATTACATGCACATAATCAATGGCTGTAATGGCATTCAGGTTGATAATGAACGATTTATGTACGCGGAAGAAGTAGTTGGTGGGAAGTTGCTGAAGCATGTTTTTCAGCGTCTCGCGGATGGTGTATTTCTTCTTGGTAGTATGTAACTCGAGGTAGTTATCGTCGCTGCGGATATACAGGATGTCAGTAAGCATGATCTTGGTGAACATGTGCTTTTCCTTGATGAACAAAGCGTCCGTGATCACCGTCGTGTCTTCTTTCTCTTCCGAAGTAGTTTCACCCGCAAGCGCTGCCAGGCGGTAATTTTTCAACGCTAGTTTTACAGCCGTGTAAACGGTGATTTTCTGAAAAGGTTTTTGCAAAAAGGCGTGCGGCGCGGCTTGTAATGCAGCATTTACAACGGCGATATCCTCGTGCGCGGACAGGAACAGGAAAGGTATCTTGACGTTTTCCCGGATGTAGTCCGCCAGGTCGATGCCCGTTTGATAACCGTTCAGATTAATATCCAGGACGGCCAGGTGGAATACCTTGCTGTTGAGAATCTCTGTGGCTGTCGTATAGTCCGTTGCGATATCGTTGGCTTCATAGCCAAAGCCATTGAGCAAGAATTGGAGATGTTTCGCAATGATAAAGTCGTCCTCAACGATTAGAATATTCATCTTAGCTTTAAATAGACAGCCTACGCCCGCTTTAAAAGTGAATGTAAATGGTTTACGATTACAAGCAACTATCCGCCCATGTGCAGGCAGGTTAAAAATAATGGATAATATACGAATTAATTACAAAGTAGATCGTACGACACATGTCGAATTATCTATCAATATGAGGGCGGTGGAATATTCAGGCTTTAAAATAAATGCAAAAAGCGGTCTCGCACAAGCAGTTGCCCCAGGGTGAACTACACCGCTTACCGGTGGATAAATGACGGTACTAAGTTTTTTGAGGCGTAAGTCCGGTAATGGAAAATGCAGGTAAGGGGCCAGAACGTTAAGCTTGGCGCTGTTCTTCTGACTGTTGCAGGTTCTCCATGGTTTTGTGGCGGCCGGCTACTACGAAAACCAGTGAAACCACAGCCAGCCCGCCAAAAAACCAAAGGCTGAGCGTAAAATTGTAGTAAACGATCGCGATGAGGCACAGCGCGGATAATGCAAGCGCAATAGCCGGAAAATAGGGAAAGGCAGGCACAGCGAACGGCCGTTCGAGCTGCGGCTCGCGGACACGCAATGCAAACAGCGCGACCATGCTGATAATGTACATCACCACCGCACCCAACGCAGCAAGGATAATCACCTGGTCGGTAGTGCCGAGGGAAAGCGCCACGCATCCAGCCACGCCGCCCGCCACGAGCGCCCAATGCGGGGTTTGAAAGCGCGCATTGACATTCCCGAGAAACGACGGGAGGTAACCTTCCCGCGCCAATGCGAAAATCTGGCGGGAATAACCGATAATGGTCCCATGAAACGAGGCAATCAGTCCGAATAGCCCCAGGCTGGCGAAAAGCTGCGTAAGCCCGCTGTCGCGCCCGAGTACAATGCCGAGGGCTGCCGGCAAGGGATAATCGATATCGCTCAGTTCCTGCCAGGGAGCGATGCCGCCCGTGAAAACCATCACGGCCAACGCAAGTATCACCAATGTGAGAATGCCGTAAATGTAGCCTCGTGAGATAGTTCTTTTCGGGTCTTCCACTTCTTCTGCCACCATTGCCACACCTTCAATAGCCAGGTAAAACCAGATCGCGAACGGCAGGGCTGCAAACACGCCGGCCCAACCAAAAGGCATCGGCTCGGCGACGA includes:
- a CDS encoding LytR/AlgR family response regulator transcription factor → MNILIVEDDFIIAKHLQFLLNGFGYEANDIATDYTTATEILNSKVFHLAVLDINLNGYQTGIDLADYIRENVKIPFLFLSAHEDIAVVNAALQAAPHAFLQKPFQKITVYTAVKLALKNYRLAALAGETTSEEKEDTTVITDALFIKEKHMFTKIMLTDILYIRSDDNYLELHTTKKKYTIRETLKNMLQQLPTNYFFRVHKSFIINLNAITAIDYVHVMINDIEIPITNDNRTELLSRIKTFS
- the eat gene encoding ethanolamine permease; its protein translation is MSAEQTAALKKVLKPIHLWAIAVGLVISGEYFGWNYGWGVSGTIGFLIATLVVTVMYVTFIFSFTELTTSIPQAGGPFSYAYRAFGWWGGLIAGYATLVEFLVTPPAIAFALGSYTHFLYPNLQVLEVAFACYAIFIAINLLGIKESATFSLVVTLLAVGELLIYVGIVAPHFSYETFVAEPMPFGWAGVFAALPFAIWFYLAIEGVAMVAEEVEDPKRTISRGYIYGILTLVILALAVMVFTGGIAPWQELSDIDYPLPAALGIVLGRDSGLTQLFASLGLFGLIASFHGTIIGYSRQIFALAREGYLPSFLGNVNARFQTPHWALVAGGVAGCVALSLGTTDQVIILAALGAVVMYIISMVALFALRVREPQLERPFAVPAFPYFPAIALALSALCLIAIVYYNFTLSLWFFGGLAVVSLVFVVAGRHKTMENLQQSEEQRQA